Below is a window of Verrucomicrobiia bacterium DNA.
ATTTACAGCACCGAAACGTACGAGATCGCCGGATCCTGCATGGAAGTTCATCGGGAACTCGGCAAAGGGCACAGTGAAATCCTTTATAAGGATGCTCTTCAACTGGAGCTTTCAAGTCGGCGAATCACGTTCGATCGCGAGGTCGAATACACCGTCGCCTATAAGGGAGT
It encodes the following:
- a CDS encoding GxxExxY protein, yielding MAELIYSTETYEIAGSCMEVHRELGKGHSEILYKDALQLELSSRRITFDREVEYTVAYKGV